One Hippoglossus hippoglossus isolate fHipHip1 chromosome 5, fHipHip1.pri, whole genome shotgun sequence genomic window carries:
- the znf740a gene encoding gastrula zinc finger protein XlCGF57.1 isoform X41 — protein sequence MSHLPSSSVRDHMKWAGLLGCEAVLSSMALMQASSMAAPPKKMMAPLGHVPQQRDGPDRGPQSHMILPSGMSCPPLLIRKEGEYQAPRLLDEKEMRANEDMQQKKKNRKSVTPCKVREQEGRGGKGTGGDENGPSSKVQKNFICDHCYGAFRSGYHLKRHILIHTGEKPYACAVCDMRFIQRYHLERHSLIHTEVCTVGVKPYACPMCDMRFFQRYHLERHRLTHTGMSPFTVPSSRVKPYACSMCDMRFFQRYHLARHSLTHTGVKPYACSMCDMRFFQRYHLARHSLTHTGVKPYACSMCDMRFFQRYHLARHTLTHTGVKPYACSMCDMRFFQRYHLARHSLTHTGVKPYACTMCDMRFIQRYQLERHSLTHTGVKPYACTMCDKRFFQRYHLARHSLTHMGVKPYACTMCDMKFFQRYHLARHSLTHTGVKPYACTMCDKRFFQRYHLARHSLTHMGVKPFACTMCDMRFVQRYHLARHSLTHTGVKPYACTMCDKRFFQRYHLARHSLTHMGVKPYACSMCDMRFIQRNHLERHSLTHTGSGACNRTGSQQTRVWVVKSFDGMLNQPQNTCPSF from the exons ATGTCACATCTGCCCAGCAGCTCAGTCCGCGACCATATGAAATGG gCGGGGCTGCTTGGCTGCGAAGCTGTCCTCTCCAGTATGGCCCTGATGCAGGCCAGTTCCATGGCTGCTCCGCCCAAAAAAATGATGGCTCCACTTGGCCATGTACCACAGCAGAGAGACGGACCTGACCGTGGTCCCCAGAGCCACATGATCCTCCCCTCTGGAATGAGCTGTCCACCCCTG CTTATCCGGAAGGAAGGTGAATACCAAGCTCCCCGCCTGCTGGATGAGAAGGAGATGAGAGCCAACgaggacatgcagcagaaaaaaaagaacaggaaatCAGTGACGCCCTGTAAAGTGAGAGAACAAGAAGGAAGGGGAGGGAAG GGCACAGGTGGAGATGAGAACGGTCCATCATCTAAAGTGcagaaaaactttatttgtgaTCACTGTTATGGAGCATTTAGGAGCGGATACCACCTGAAGAGACATATCCTCATTCATACAG GGGAGAAGCCGTATGCTTGTGCCGTATGTGACATGAGGTTTATTCAGCGTTACCACCTGGAGAGACACAGCCTCATTCATACGG AAGTGTGCACTGTGG gggtgAAGCCGTATGCTTGTCCCATGTGTGACATGAGGTTTTTCCAGCGTTACCACCTGGAGAGACACAGACTCACTCATACGGGTATGAGTCCATTTACCGTACCCAGTTCAA GGGTGAAGCCCTACGCTTGCTCCATGTGTGACATGAGGTTCTTCCAACGTTACCATCTGGCAAGACACAGCCTCACTCATACTG GGGTGAAGCCATACGCTTGCTCCATGTGTGACATGAGATTTTTCCAACGCTACCACTTGGCAAGACACAGCCTCACTCACACGG gggtgAAGCCATATGCTTGCTCCATGTGTGACATGAGATTTTTCCAGAGATACCACCTGGCAAGACACACTCTCACCCATACGG GGGTGAAGCCATACGCTTGCTCCATGTGTGACATGAGGTTCTTCCAGCGTTACCATTTGGCAAGACACAGCCTCACTCACACGG GGGTGAAGCCATATGCTTGTACCATGTGTGACATGAGGTTTATACAACGGTACCAACTGGAAAGACACAGTCTCACTCATACAG GGGTGAAGCCGTACGCTTGCACCATGTGTGACAAGAGGTTTTTTCAGCGCTACCACCTGGCGAGACACAGCCTCACTCATATGG GTGTGAAACCTTATGCTTGCACCATGTGTGACATGAAGTTTTTTCAGCGTTACCACCTGGCGAGACACAGCCTCACTCATACGG GTGTGAAACCTTATGCTTGCACCATGTGTGACAAGAGGTTTTTTCAGCGCTACCACCTGGCGAGACACAGCCTCACTCATATGG GTGTGAAACCTTTTGCTTGTACCATGTGTGACATGAGGTTTGTTCAGCGTTACCACCTGGCGAGACACAGCCTCACTCATACGG GTGTGAAACCTTACGCTTGCACCATGTGTGACAAGAGGTTTTTTCAGCGCTACCACCTGGCGAGACACAGCCTCACTCATATGG gggtgAAGCCGTATGCTTGTTCCATGTGTGACATGAGGTTTATTCAGCGTAACCACCTGGAGAGACACAGCCTCACTCATACGG GCTCTGG
- the znf740a gene encoding gastrula zinc finger protein XlCGF57.1 isoform X29: protein MSHLPSSSVRDHMKWAGLLGCEAVLSSMALMQASSMAAPPKKMMAPLGHVPQQRDGPDRGPQSHMILPSGMSCPPLLIRKEGEYQAPRLLDEKEMRANEDMQQKKKNRKSVTPCKVREQEGRGGKGTGGDENGPSSKVQKNFICDHCYGAFRSGYHLKRHILIHTGEKPYACAVCDMRFIQRYHLERHSLIHTEVCTVGVKPYACPMCDMRFFQRYHLERHRLTHTGMSPFTVPSSRVKPYACSMCDMRFFQRYHLARHSLTHTGVKPYACSMCDMRFFQRYHLARHSLTHTGVKPYACSMCDMRFFQRYHLARHTLTHTGVKPYACSMCDMRFFQRYHLARHSLTHTGVKPYACTMCDMRFIQRYQLERHSLTHTGVKPYACTMCDKRFFQRYHLARHSLTHMGVKPYACTMCDMKFFQRYHLARHSLTHTGVKPYACTMCDKRFFQRYHLARHSLTHMGVKPFACTMCDMRFVQRYHLARHSLTHTGVKPYACTMCDKRFFQRYHLARHSLTHMGVKPFACTMCDMRFVQRYHLARHSLTHTGVKPYACSMCDMRFIQRNHLERHSLTHTGSGACNRTGSQQTRVWVVKSFDGMLNQPQNTCPSF from the exons ATGTCACATCTGCCCAGCAGCTCAGTCCGCGACCATATGAAATGG gCGGGGCTGCTTGGCTGCGAAGCTGTCCTCTCCAGTATGGCCCTGATGCAGGCCAGTTCCATGGCTGCTCCGCCCAAAAAAATGATGGCTCCACTTGGCCATGTACCACAGCAGAGAGACGGACCTGACCGTGGTCCCCAGAGCCACATGATCCTCCCCTCTGGAATGAGCTGTCCACCCCTG CTTATCCGGAAGGAAGGTGAATACCAAGCTCCCCGCCTGCTGGATGAGAAGGAGATGAGAGCCAACgaggacatgcagcagaaaaaaaagaacaggaaatCAGTGACGCCCTGTAAAGTGAGAGAACAAGAAGGAAGGGGAGGGAAG GGCACAGGTGGAGATGAGAACGGTCCATCATCTAAAGTGcagaaaaactttatttgtgaTCACTGTTATGGAGCATTTAGGAGCGGATACCACCTGAAGAGACATATCCTCATTCATACAG GGGAGAAGCCGTATGCTTGTGCCGTATGTGACATGAGGTTTATTCAGCGTTACCACCTGGAGAGACACAGCCTCATTCATACGG AAGTGTGCACTGTGG gggtgAAGCCGTATGCTTGTCCCATGTGTGACATGAGGTTTTTCCAGCGTTACCACCTGGAGAGACACAGACTCACTCATACGGGTATGAGTCCATTTACCGTACCCAGTTCAA GGGTGAAGCCCTACGCTTGCTCCATGTGTGACATGAGGTTCTTCCAACGTTACCATCTGGCAAGACACAGCCTCACTCATACTG GGGTGAAGCCATACGCTTGCTCCATGTGTGACATGAGATTTTTCCAACGCTACCACTTGGCAAGACACAGCCTCACTCACACGG gggtgAAGCCATATGCTTGCTCCATGTGTGACATGAGATTTTTCCAGAGATACCACCTGGCAAGACACACTCTCACCCATACGG GGGTGAAGCCATACGCTTGCTCCATGTGTGACATGAGGTTCTTCCAGCGTTACCATTTGGCAAGACACAGCCTCACTCACACGG GGGTGAAGCCATATGCTTGTACCATGTGTGACATGAGGTTTATACAACGGTACCAACTGGAAAGACACAGTCTCACTCATACAG GGGTGAAGCCGTACGCTTGCACCATGTGTGACAAGAGGTTTTTTCAGCGCTACCACCTGGCGAGACACAGCCTCACTCATATGG GTGTGAAACCTTATGCTTGCACCATGTGTGACATGAAGTTTTTTCAGCGTTACCACCTGGCGAGACACAGCCTCACTCATACGG GTGTGAAACCTTATGCTTGCACCATGTGTGACAAGAGGTTTTTTCAGCGCTACCACCTGGCGAGACACAGCCTCACTCATATGG GTGTGAAACCTTTTGCTTGTACCATGTGTGACATGAGGTTTGTTCAGCGTTACCACCTGGCGAGACACAGCCTCACTCATACGG GTGTGAAACCTTACGCTTGCACCATGTGTGACAAGAGGTTTTTTCAGCGCTACCACCTGGCGAGACACAGCCTCACTCATATGG GTGTGAAACCTTTTGCTTGCACCATGTGTGACATGAGGTTTGTTCAGCGCTACCACCTGGCGAGACACAGCCTCACTCATACGG gggtgAAGCCGTATGCTTGTTCCATGTGTGACATGAGGTTTATTCAGCGTAACCACCTGGAGAGACACAGCCTCACTCATACGG GCTCTGG